The [Flavobacterium] thermophilum genome has a segment encoding these proteins:
- a CDS encoding Transposase and inactivated derivatives: MKRLKITNDHGWTPRTLRKQERKIKNTLLRQRVMAVRLVMEGYLGKEVASMVNVCRQTVSHYVSLFNEGGLELLLHRDFAPGREPFLTEEQQEEIKQLVLTTTPAELGWDVASAWNTKLLQSYVEKHFGVCISREALRKLLHRKGLSWTRPTYTLAKGNPDEQKQLEKQMDLIKKLDHQGHRRCRSSVHR, from the coding sequence ATGAAACGTCTCAAAATCACCAACGATCACGGATGGACACCTCGGACACTTCGCAAACAGGAACGGAAAATCAAAAACACCCTTCTTCGCCAACGGGTGATGGCGGTTCGCCTGGTCATGGAAGGCTATTTGGGCAAAGAGGTGGCCTCCATGGTCAACGTGTGCCGACAAACCGTTTCCCATTATGTGTCGCTGTTCAACGAAGGCGGTCTGGAGCTCTTGCTTCATCGGGATTTCGCCCCCGGGCGGGAGCCGTTTCTCACCGAAGAACAGCAGGAAGAGATCAAACAGCTTGTGTTGACCACCACTCCCGCCGAACTGGGCTGGGACGTCGCTTCGGCGTGGAACACCAAACTCCTGCAATCCTATGTCGAAAAGCACTTCGGTGTTTGCATTTCCCGCGAAGCGTTGCGAAAACTCCTGCACCGCAAAGGGCTGTCGTGGACACGACCGACGTACACACTGGCGAAAGGGAACCCGGATGAGCAAAAGCAATTGGAAAAGCAAATGGATCTGATCAAAAAACTTGATCACCAAGGACACAGAAGATGCCGTTCTTCTGTACATCGATGA
- a CDS encoding Transposase, which produces MNKHTTLPNLMQKLVSDEEIQRIAEAVGYRDSSRTFTLRELIHFFLLAAMHQWKSFRHGADVGPLYGLPRFHYSTVSKKAKEVPYDIMKRLLALIISKCNRQTRRSLRFPKPLRVVDSTTVTVGKNRLPWAPYHGERAGVKLHVAYSPESSLPADVVETTGLRHDGPVGEQLTNAQQVLVEDRAYFKIERLDRFVEQHQLFVIRMKDNIELHQKKSLKRLSSTSSSVQADFTCQLGTKQCRSTKRHRVVIFRDENGRDIRVVTNLFHASAETIADMYQQRWTVEVFFRWVKQYLNVPTLFGTTENAVYNQLFAAFIAYVLLRWLYDQTKKQTNVSLSFISFVRRFFSGQLPLDWKSGMAAALFEYAQIYGRRMSNFG; this is translated from the coding sequence ATGAACAAGCATACCACACTCCCGAATTTGATGCAAAAACTTGTTTCGGATGAAGAGATTCAACGGATTGCCGAAGCGGTTGGGTATCGTGATTCGTCTCGAACCTTTACGTTGCGCGAGTTGATTCACTTCTTCCTGCTGGCCGCCATGCATCAATGGAAAAGCTTTCGCCACGGAGCCGATGTGGGGCCTCTGTATGGATTGCCGCGATTCCATTATTCCACTGTATCCAAGAAAGCGAAAGAAGTTCCCTATGACATCATGAAACGCTTGTTGGCGTTGATCATTTCCAAGTGCAACCGCCAAACCCGCCGCTCGCTTCGGTTTCCCAAACCGCTTCGGGTGGTGGATTCGACGACCGTCACGGTCGGGAAAAACCGCCTGCCATGGGCGCCGTATCACGGCGAACGCGCCGGAGTGAAGCTGCACGTCGCGTATTCGCCGGAATCCTCGTTGCCGGCAGACGTGGTGGAAACGACCGGACTGCGTCATGATGGCCCGGTGGGAGAACAGTTGACGAACGCTCAACAAGTGCTGGTGGAAGACCGGGCGTATTTCAAAATCGAACGCCTCGATCGATTTGTGGAGCAGCATCAGCTCTTTGTCATTCGGATGAAGGACAACATCGAACTTCATCAGAAAAAAAGCTTGAAACGCCTTTCCAGCACATCCTCATCGGTTCAAGCCGACTTCACGTGCCAGTTGGGGACGAAACAATGCCGCTCCACCAAGCGTCACCGGGTGGTGATCTTTCGAGATGAGAATGGCCGCGACATTCGGGTCGTGACGAACCTCTTCCATGCGTCTGCGGAAACCATTGCCGACATGTACCAACAACGTTGGACTGTTGAGGTCTTTTTCCGTTGGGTGAAGCAATATCTGAATGTCCCGACCTTGTTTGGCACGACGGAAAATGCGGTATACAACCAACTGTTTGCGGCGTTCATCGCGTATGTGTTGCTGCGATGGCTGTATGATCAAACCAAAAAACAGACGAACGTCTCTCTTTCCTTCATTTCGTTCGTTCGCCGTTTTTTCTCTGGGCAGCTTCCTCTCGATTGGAAATCCGGGATGGCCGCTGCTTTGTTTGAGTATGCTCAAATTTATGGAAGGCGTATGTCTAATTTTGGATAA